A single window of Phoenix dactylifera cultivar Barhee BC4 unplaced genomic scaffold, palm_55x_up_171113_PBpolish2nd_filt_p 000117F, whole genome shotgun sequence DNA harbors:
- the LOC120104815 gene encoding uncharacterized protein LOC120104815, which yields MCVLFETRLAGRSIVRARRALPRSWGFYVVDSQGLSGGIIVTWKLDCGKLDIFNVSSQEVIMVISEGEGRPWIFAAVYASTDFRARRTLWEEASKLVDQGQPMLIAGDFNWPRFTWCNNQQGPARVWERLDRAFATAGWIQEFPDNHVKHLPRIASDHSPILVCTDRPIPFRCPFRFERLWLCYPRSWGVVSEAWNKPVRGDAMYRVSRRLELTRRYLRRWNRVEVGNIFRRIEELEEAIANMQLREASGGGLSHVELSELRSFLSMHDALLSQQEIFWRQKSRVQWIQEGDRNTKFFHQSTLIRRQRNRIRSIRDEDGQAIEDPIMICRVFEQFFRTRWTERTGSGIFTELPLSPEGVSDEDSLALIRPVSGREIQEAVWSLEGDKAPGPDGFPPVFFRRYWSIVGLDVIEAIQQFFSTAEMSPEWQRTFITLIPKRQVATEPGHFRPISLCSTLYKITAKILAIRMRGILPRIISPEQGAFIGGRNISDNVLIAQEFMFDLVKAPVRCCLMGVKLDMERAYDRMCWDFLRHSLQSFGFHEMWIRWIMGCVRGPSFSILVNGSPSHFFDASVGLRQGCPLSPLLFIICADALSRALRVAVDTQTLEAYRPVQGAVPISHLLFADDCLLLARATRQNAHVIRRTLYAYCSASGQRVNLNKSSIFFSPKTKVQIKAGIMETLGVGEQEGTLTYLGVPILGRRMRSGDTSSLEHSIRHRLEGWQMHSLSMMGRVTLARSVLSAIPVYLVSHTVPPVASLRSVERLIRDFIWGRRGDRGRVHLVAWEVVCQPVRHGGLGVPSLVARREASILRLAASLLLEPESLWSSLMRAKYGALTVGIRAGRLHSPIWREISVRAPLVLPAIRWAVGDGMSVDVLEDSWVTELPISRLPVMVDTSRLLGRRVGDLLVPEEGSWDEVFIRETFGEQLVKRILALPIPSRAEPDRLVWLPTGRSRVRARDIHAWTRREPERRIDGGWIWRMRVHPRVALFIWKVAWGCLPTRSVLARRGMRMGSLCEVCLDAEETVGHVLLRCPVAMQCWRLASALLPPLWESVEDMLRFLSESIRRPREAETGSIVAYLAYHIWLARNDRLFEGGRLTPRAVMERALRQAAETSTLTTSAPPGRTRDIWGTCTAVSASRFSYFSWVPPPPGYLKVNFDGGSAEDGTSGGVGFVIRDHRGTFIAAGGRSTFGVSAVGAELQAAWEGVWFARRVLGAERLVLEGDCSVVIDWIRGVDIYGDGHPLIRDTRSLVRELISCQVVHAYREANSAADWVASYVARHTGEVFWSRLDGVPHALFCLLFFDMSGCIHVSGI from the exons ATGTGTGTTTTATTTGAGACCCGGTTGGCCGGAAGGAGTATTGTAAGAGCCAGGAGGGCATTGCCTCGGTCCTGGGGTTTCTATGTTGTGGATTCTCAGGGATTGTCGGGAGGTATTATAGTTACTTGGAAACTGGACTGTGGGAAGCTGGACATCTTTAATGTTAGTAGCCAAGAGGTGATCATGGTAATATCTGAGGGGGAGGGTAGACCATGGATATTTGCAGCTGTGTATGCTAGTACCGACTTCAGGGCTCGGAGGACACTGTGGGAGGAGGCTTCCAAGTTGGttgatcaggggcagccgatgTTGATTGCAGGAGATTTTAATT GGCCTAGATTCACATGGTGCAACAATCAGCAGGGCCCGGCTAGAGTCTGGGAGAGACTTGACAGGGCCTTCGCCACAGCTGGATGGATCCAGGAGTTTCCAGACAATCATGTTAAACACCTACCGAGGATAGCTTCAGACCACAGTCCGATACTGGTATGTACTGATAGACCCATTCCTTTTCGCTGTCCTTTCAGGTTTGAGAGGTTATGGTTGTGTTACCCCCGGTCTTGGGGGGTTGTGAGCGAGGCTTGGAACAAGCCGGTTCGGGGGGATGCTATGTATCGGGTTTCTCGCAGACTTGAGCTGACTAGGAGATATCTTCGGAGGTGGAACAGGGTGGAGGTTGGGAACATATTCCGAAGAATTGAGGAGTTAGAGGAGGCCATTGCTAATATGCAACTACGAGAGGCGTCGGGTGGAGGTTTATCACATGTGGAGTTATCGGAGTTGAGATCCTTCCTATCTATGCATGATGCTCTTCTTAGCCAACAGGAGATCTTTTGGAGGCAGAAGTCAAGAGTACAGTGGATTCAGGAAGGGGACAGGAACACAAAGTTCTTTCATCAGTCTACATTGATCAGAAGACAGCGGaataggatcagatctatcaggGACGAGGATGGACAGGCTATAGAGGACCCGATTATGATTTGCAGGGTGTTTGAGCAGTTCTTCAGGACTAGGTGGACGGAGCGGACAGGGAGTGGAATATTTACTGAGCTACCCTTATCTCCTGAGGGGGTCTCCGATGAGGACTCTTTAGCACTGATCAGACCGGTATCGGGACGGGAGATTCAGGAGGCGGTGTGGTCCCTGGAGGGGGACAAGGCGCCCGGACCGGATGGCTTTCCGCCCGTGTTCTTCCGTAGGTATTGGTCGATTGTCGGCCTTGATGTTATTGAGGCCATTCAGCAGTTTTTTAGCACGGCGGAGATGAGCCCGGAGTGGCAGAGGACTTTTATTACTTTGATCCCCAAGCGCCAGGTTGCTACTGAGCCTGGCCACTTTAGGCCTATTAGCCTTTGTTCTACTTTATACAAGATTACAGCTAAGATTTTGGCAATTAGAATGAGAGGGATTTTACCCAGAATCATCAGTCCAGAGCAGGGTGCTTTTATTGGGGGGAGGAACATATCAGATAATGTCCTTATTGCCCAGGAGTTCATGTTTGACCTGGTGAAGGCTCCAGTGCGGTGCTGTCTTATGGGGgtcaagcttgatatggagagggcaTATGATAGGATGTGCTGGGATTTTCTTCGACATTCCTTACAGAGTTTTGGCTTCCATGAGATGTGGATcaggtggatcatgggctgtgTGAGGGGGCCATCCTTCTCCATTCTGGTTAATGGTTCACCTTCACACTTTTTTGATGCTTCGGTTGGTCTTCGTCAGGGGTGTCCGCTGTCTCCCTTGCTTTTCATTATCTGTGCAGATGCATTATCCAGAGCTCTTCGAGTAGCAGTGGACACACAGACTCTGGAGGCTTATAGGCCAGTGCAGGGGGCTGTGCCGATCTCCCATCTACTCTTTGCTGATGACTGTTTGCTGTTGGCTAGGGCGACCAGGCAGAATGCCCATGTGATCCGGAGGACCCTCTATGCTTATTGCTCGGCTTCTGGACAACGGGTCAACTTGAACAAATCGTCTATCTTTTTCAGTCCAAAGACCAAGGTTCAGATAAAGGCCGGAATTATGGAGACTCTGGGTGTGGGTGAGCAGGAGGGCACCTTGACTTATTTGGGTGTGCCGATACTTGGGCGACGCATGCGCAGTGGAGATACCAGTTCTCTTGAGCATAGCATTAGGCACAGGCTGGAGGGGTGGCAGATGCATTCACTATCCATGATGGGCAGAGTCACATTGGCACGGTCAGTTCTTAGTGCTATTCCGGTATATCTTGTATCCCATACTGTTCCTCCCGTAGCTTCATTGAGGTCAGTTGAGCGGCTTATCAGGGACTTTATCTGGGGGAGGCGTGGTGATAGAGGCAGGGTACATCTAGTGGCTTGGGAGGTGGTCTGTCAGCCGGTCAGACATGGTGGCTTGGGTGTGCCGTCATTGGTGGCGCGACGGGAGGCATCGATTCTGCGGCTAGCAGCTAGCCTTTTGTTGGAGCCTGAGAGTTTATGGTCCTCACTGATGAGGGCTAAGTACGGGGCATTGACGGTTGGCATTAGGGCGGGACGGCTCCATTCCCCTATCTGGAGGGAGATCAGTGTTAGGGCTCCGTTGGTGCTTCCGGCCATCCGGTGGGCTGTCGGGGATGGTATGTCTGTGGATGTCCTTGAGGATAGCTGGGTGACTGAGTTACCGATTAGCAGGCTACCGGTCATGGTGGATACGAGCAGGCTGCTGGGACGTCGTGTTGGCGATCTACTTGTACCGGAGGAGGGGAGCTGGGATGAGGTGTTCATTCGGGAGACATTTGGGGAGCAGCTTGTGAAGAGGATTCTGGCATTACCGATCCCATCCCGGGCGGAGCCTGACAGACTGGTCTGGTTACCGACGGGCCGATCGCGGGTACGTGCCAGGGATATTCATGCGTGGACTAGGCGGGAGCCGGAGAGGCGGATTGATGGTGgatggatatggaggatgaggGTGCATCCCCGGGTGGCGCTCTTTATTTGGAAGGTAGCCTGGGGTTGCCTTCCGACCAGGAGTGTATTGGCCCGGCGGGGGATGAGGATGGGCTCACTATGCGAGGTATGTCTGGATGCTGAGGAGACGGTCGGCCACGTCCTCCTTCGATGTCCTGTAGCTATGCAGTGTTGGAGATTGGCCTCGGCGCTACTACCACCTTTATGGGAGTCGGTGGAGGATATGCTCCGGTTCTTGAGTGAGTCTATTCGTAGGCCGAGGGAGGCTGAGACCGGTTCCATTGTGGCTTATCTAGCCTATCACATATGGCTAGCCAGGAATGATCGTCTATTCGAGGGTGGGCGGCTGACCCCACGGGCTGTGATGGAGAGAGCTCTGAGGCAGGCAGCTGAGACATCTACGTTGACCACGTCGGCTCCACCTGGGAGgactagggacatctggggtacctGCACTGCTGTTTCAGCGTCCAGGTTCAGTTActtttcttgggtacccccaccccccgGTTATCTCAAGGTGAATTTCGACGGTGGCTCGGCGGAGGATGGCACCTCTGGGGGCGTGGGTTTTGTTATCAGGGACCATCGGGGTACTTTTATTGCTGCGGGGGGACGGAGCACTTTTGGCGTTTCGGCGGTGGGAGCAGAGCTGCAGGCTGCTTGGGAGGGTGTTTGGTTTGCGAGACGAGTTCTGGGGGCAGAGAGACTCGTTCTCGAGGGTGACTGTTCtgtggtgattgactggattCGTGGTGTGGACATATACGGTGATGGCCATCCCCTGATACGGGATACCCGGAGCTTGGTGCGGGAGCTGATTTCTTGTCAGGTTGTCCATGCTTACCGAgaggcgaacagtgcagcagaTTGGGTCGCCTCTTATGTTGCCCGGCATACCGGGGAGGTTTTCTGGTCTAGGTTGGATGGCGTTCCACACGCCTTATTTTGTTTACTTTTCTTTGATATGTCTGGTTGTATTCACGTTAGTGGTATATGA
- the LOC120104816 gene encoding uncharacterized protein LOC120104816, whose product MQRRFDDVVEVDDDVLEEVRKPWKTSAVLIRSLGRVVPAEWVVKELRRVMELPEPPEIFPLLEGFFVVRFSCEEHREKALSWGPWLVAGQIHAMERWRPNFSPGAGELNKAIVWLRMPGLPLDYWEESIILQMAAKAGKPLAVDEITEQGKKRGFARVKIEVDLRLPLRGGTFVKGKAQGREERVWQGFIFENLPNPCCRCGRVGHGEGFCAASPVEVPVDGGTEVVTDEQIGTPENSSQGGAGGNATPGNPGYGPWLVTHRVRQMRAGGGNVKPRKPMVSECGQNPAGTPSRTKTPPADGESTPSVSPVDLDGWQKPSKVARRKSPEQGKGECSNGHSGGGAAGLRPA is encoded by the exons ATGCAGAGACGCTTCGACGACGTGGTGGAGGTTGACGATGATGTGCTGGAAGAGGTCAGGAAGCCTTGGaagacctcggcagtgttgattCGAAGCCTGGGTAGAGTCGTCCCCGCCGAATGGGTAGTCAAAGAGCTTCGGCGAGTCATGGAACTACCCGAGCCTCCCGAAATCTTCCCGCTGTTGGAGGGCTTCTTCGTGGTTCGTTTCTCCTGCGAGGAACACCGGGAGAAGGCTCTGAGCTGGGGGCCATGGCTGGTGGCAGGGCAGATCCATGCCATGGAGAGGTGGAGGCCAAATTTCTCACCCGGTGCAGGTGAGCTAAACAAAGCCATTGTTTGGCTACGAATGCCCGGGTTGCCGTTGGATTATTGggaggagtccattatcctTCAGATGGCGGCGAAGGCCGGGAAGCCGCTGGCAGTGGACGAGATAACAGAACAGGGCAAGAAACGAGGCTTTGCTCGGGTCAAGATAGAGGTGGATCTCCGATTACCTCTGAGAGGCGGCACCTTTGTGAAGGGGAAGGCACAGGGACGGGAGGAGAGAGTTTGGCAAGGCTTCATCTTTGAGAACCTTCCGAATCCATGCTGCAGATGCGGTAGAGTGGGGCACGGAGAAGGCTTCTGTGCGGCGAGTCCGGTCGAGGTCCCAGTGGACGGGGGTACCGAGGTGGTGACGGATGAGCAGATCGGCACACCGGAGAACTCTTCTCAGGGTGGGGCCGGTGGGAACGCTACTCCGGGGAACCCAGGCTATGGGCCGTGGCTGGTAACCCATAGGGTTCGGCAAATGAGAGCCGGCGGAGGGAATGTGAAGCCGAGGAAGCCGATGGTGTCGGAGTGTGGACAAAATCCGGCGGGCACGCCTTCTCGGACGAAGACACCTCCGGCggatggggagtcgactccttctGTCTCCCCTGTGGATCTGGATGGCTGGCAGAAGCCGTCCAAAGTAGCTCGGAGGAAATCCCCGGAGCAGGGCAAAGGAGAATGCTCCAACGGCCACTCGGGAGGTGGG GCGGCCGGGCTCCGGCCCGCCTAG
- the LOC103720083 gene encoding histone H2A.1-like, which translates to MEASKTTKPAGGRRGASRRKPVSKAVKAGLQFPVGRIARFLKKGRYAERVGTGAPIYLAAVLEYLAAEVLELAGNAARDNKKTRIIPRHVLLAVRNDEELGKLLSGVTIAHGGVLPNIHQVLLPKKTSKAEAESKSPKKA; encoded by the exons ATGGAGGCATCGAAGACGACGAAGCCGGCCGGTGGGAGGAGGGGCGCTTCCAGGAGGAAGCCCGTCTCGAAGGCGGTCAAAGCCGGCCTCCAGTTCCCCGTGGGAAGGATCGCCCGCTTCCTCAAGAAGGGTCGGTACGCCGAGAGGGTCGGCACCGGAGCTCCCATCTACCTCGCCGCCGTCCTTGAGTACCTCGCAGCTGAG GTGCTGGAGCTGGCGGGGAATGCGGCGAGGGACAACAAGAAAACTCGCATCATCCCGAGGCACGTGCTCTTGGCCGTGAGGAACGACGAGGAGCTCGGCAAGCTCCTCTCCGGTGTGACCATTGCGCATGGCGGCGTGCTCCCCAATATTCACCAGGTGCTGCTCCCCAAGAAGACCAGCAAGGCGGAGGCGGAGTCCAAGTCTCCGAAGAAGGCGTAG
- the LOC103720082 gene encoding calnexin homolog gives MGGRQIARRLLLLLIASFVLQIWASDPLFYESFDETFEGRWIVSDKEDYQGVWKHSKSEGHEDYGLLVSEKARKYAIVKELDEPVTLKDGTIVLQYETRLQNGLECGGAYLKYLRPQDAGWAPKEFDNESPYSIMFGPDKCGSTNKVHFILKHKNPKTGKYVEHHLKYPPSVPSDKLSHVYTAILKPDNELRILIDGEEKKKANFLSADDFEPALIPPETIPDPDDKKPEDWDERPKIPDPDAVKPDDWDEDAPPEIEDEDAVKPEGWLDDEPEEIDDPEAAKPEDWDDEEDGEWETPKIDNPKCEAAPGCGEWKRPMKKNPAYKGKWHAPLIDNPDYKGIWKPQQIPNPDYFELDKPDFEPIAAIGIEIWTMQDGVLFDNILIATDEKVAESYREKTWKPKYEVEKEKQKAEEAAAPLADGLSGFQKKVFDVLYKIADIPFLQAYKIKIIGIIEKGEQQPNLTIGILVSVVVVIATVIFRILFGGKKSAAPPKPTTETESDAAAEADAPGSSAEKEGEDEKEDASAPRSRRSTRRET, from the exons ATGGGAGGGAGGCAGATCGCGCGGCGGCTCCTCCTGCTCTTGATCGCGTCCTTCGTGCTCCAGATTTGGGCTTCCGATCCG TTGTTCTATGAATCGTTCGATGAGACCTTCGAGGGGCGGTGGATCGTGTCCGATAAGGAGGATTACCAAG GTGTATGGAAACATTCCAAGAGTGAGGGACATGAAGACTACGGGCTTCTTGTGAGTGAGAAGGCAAGGAAGTATGCAATAGTTAAAGAACTTGATGAGCCAGTCACACTTAAGGATGGAACCATTGTCCTACAGTATGAAACTCGACTTCAGAATGGGCTTGAATGTGGAGGTGCATATCTGAAGTACCTACGTCCTCAAGATGCTGGATGGGCTCCCAAGGAGTTTGATAACGAGTCTCCCTATTCCATTATGTTTGGACCTGACAAGTGTGGGTCCACAAATAAGGTGCATTTCATCCTTAAGCATAAGAATCCCAAGACTGGGAAGTATGTCGAGCACCATCTCAAGTACCCTCCATCTGTCCCATCGGACAAACTCTCTCATGTCTATACTGCTATTTTGAAACCTGATAATGAGTTGAGGATTTTGATTGATggtgaggaaaagaaaaaggcaaacTTCTTGTCTGCAGATGATTTTGAGCCAGCACTTATCCCTCCCGAGACTATTCCTGATCCGGATGATAAGAAGCCTGAGGACTGGGATGAGAGGCCCAAGATTCCAGACCCAGATGCTGTGAAGCCTGATGATTGGGATGAGGATGCTCCACCGGAAATTGAAGATGAGGATGCTGTTAAACCTGAAGGTTGGctggatgatgaacccgaggAAATTGATGATCCTGAAGCCGCCAAACCAGAAGATTGGGATGACGAGGAGGATGGAGAATGGGAGACACCTAAGATTGACAACCCAAAGTGTGAAGCAGCACCTGGCTGCGGGGAGTGGAAGAGGCCAATGAAGAAGAATCCAGCTTACAAGGGAAAGTGGCACGCTCCTTTAATAGACAACCCAGACTACAAGGGTATCTGGAAGCCACAGCAGATACCTAATCCTGACTATTTTGAGCTTGACAAGCCTGACTTTGAGCCGATTGCTGCTATCGGTATTGAGATTTGGACAATGCAGGATGGCGTTTTGTTTGACAATATTCTCATAGCCACTGACGAAAAAGTTGCCGAGTCATACAGGGAGAAGACATGGAAGCCCAAGTATGAAGTTGAGAAAGAGAAACAGAAGGCTGAAGAGGCAGCTGCCCCTCTTGCAGACGGGCTTTCAGGTTTCCAG AAGAAGGTATTTGATGTTCTTTACAAGATAGCAGACATTCCTTTCCTGCAGGCATACAAGATCAAGATTATC GGTATCATTGAGAAGGGAGAGCAACAACCTAACCTGACCATTGGAATCCTGGTATCCGTTGTGGTGGTTATCGCTACCGTAATTTTCAGGATCCTCTTTGGTGGAAAAAAATCTGCC GCTCCCCCTAAACCCACCACCGAGACTGAGAGCGATGCAGCCGCTGAGGCTGATGCGCCTGGAAGCAGTGCTGAGAAAGAAGGGGAGGACGAAAAGGAGGATGCTTCAGCCCCACGCTCTAGGAGATCGACCAGAAGGGAGACATAG